The proteins below come from a single Verrucomicrobiia bacterium genomic window:
- a CDS encoding ABC transporter ATP-binding protein, whose protein sequence is MNGAKPMTTLEAPRSDDVVVSVRALTKVFKDFWGRPKARAVDNVDFDVHRGEVFGLLGPNGSGKSTTVKLLLGLLHPTKGHIRVFAHSPRHVPTKSRIGYLPEESYLYRYLNSRETLQFFGNLFELPKKDRQGRTEQLLEMVGLSQAHMRAVGEFSKGMQRRIGLAQALINDPDLVILDEPTAGLDPIGCKEVKDLIVALARRGKTVILSSHLLADVEDVCDRVVIYYGGKIQAMGTLKELLATPDAIRITTPTLPRETMERVLELIRRDVAQDRVRIDTPSQNLESYFLQVVQNARRAAAETSGAMSGARVAAYLRGDDQTQAAGDKLLERLAAPEPAQPGPLSVPMPAPTVDEQKLAALSKPSESPATSPSTAPAPPLQVPAELEKANEKLAALLGKPDGKGPL, encoded by the coding sequence ATGAACGGCGCTAAACCAATGACCACCCTCGAAGCTCCACGCTCAGATGACGTGGTCGTTAGTGTCCGCGCTCTGACCAAGGTCTTTAAAGATTTTTGGGGCCGGCCCAAGGCGCGGGCCGTCGATAACGTCGATTTCGATGTGCATCGCGGCGAGGTCTTCGGCTTGCTGGGACCCAATGGCTCAGGCAAATCCACTACCGTCAAGTTGCTCCTGGGTTTGCTCCATCCCACCAAGGGGCACATTCGCGTTTTTGCCCATTCCCCTCGACATGTCCCTACAAAATCACGCATCGGCTACCTCCCCGAGGAATCCTATCTCTACCGCTATTTGAATTCACGCGAAACCCTCCAGTTTTTCGGCAACCTCTTCGAATTGCCCAAGAAAGACCGGCAAGGACGCACCGAGCAGTTGCTCGAAATGGTCGGCCTCAGCCAGGCCCACATGCGCGCCGTCGGCGAGTTCTCCAAGGGCATGCAACGGCGCATTGGCCTGGCCCAGGCCCTCATCAACGACCCGGACCTGGTTATCCTCGACGAACCCACTGCCGGCCTGGACCCCATCGGCTGCAAGGAAGTCAAAGACCTCATCGTCGCCTTGGCCCGCAGAGGCAAGACCGTCATTCTCAGCAGCCATCTGCTCGCCGATGTCGAAGACGTCTGTGACCGGGTCGTAATCTATTATGGCGGAAAAATCCAGGCGATGGGTACATTGAAAGAACTCCTCGCTACTCCCGACGCCATCCGCATCACCACCCCTACCCTTCCCAGGGAGACGATGGAGCGCGTCCTTGAATTGATTCGCAGAGATGTCGCCCAAGACCGCGTCCGCATTGATACTCCCAGCCAAAATCTCGAAAGCTATTTCCTCCAGGTCGTCCAAAACGCCCGCCGCGCCGCTGCCGAAACCTCCGGCGCCATGTCCGGCGCCCGCGTTGCCGCCTATCTCCGAGGTGATGACCAAACCCAAGCCGCCGGCGATAAGCTCCTCGAACGCCTGGCCGCCCCTGAGCCGGCCCAGCCCGGTCCCCTCTCTGTGCCCATGCCAGCGCCCACCGTTGACGAGCAAAAATTGGCCGCCCTGAGCAAACCCAGCGAATCGCCCGCAACATCTCCCTCCACCGCCCCAGCCCCGCCCCTCCAGGTCCCTGCGGAACTTGAAAAGGCGAACGAAAAACTCGCTGCGTTGCTGGGCAAACCCGATGGCAAAGGCCCGCTCTGA